From a region of the Hymenobacter jejuensis genome:
- a CDS encoding KTSC domain-containing protein, whose protein sequence is MKRRPIRSTSLKAVGYEADTLALEIEYRNGRVVRYTGVSEAVYQALLTVPGKALFVEQVLEGSGYEREQVR, encoded by the coding sequence GTGAAACGCCGCCCTATCCGCTCTACTTCCTTAAAAGCCGTTGGCTACGAAGCCGATACCTTGGCGTTGGAAATCGAATACCGCAACGGACGGGTGGTGCGCTACACGGGCGTGAGCGAAGCGGTATATCAAGCACTGCTAACGGTGCCCGGCAAGGCGCTGTTCGTGGAGCAAGTGCTGGAAGGCAGCGGCTACGAGCGCGAGCAGGTGCGCTAA
- a CDS encoding LVIVD repeat-containing protein, which translates to MIRIATYLLSCFLLLGLTACSTTDSDEPQPGIIDPGFASYYAYSYCPILIKHDVLEQSVASLAPRPMRNTGKIYLQGRYIFVNERFEGIHVIDNQDPAHPQIVSFLRIPGNIDMAMQDNLLYADNGPDLVTIDMTNPRAVHVTSRVRDAFRELPMPESLPLLPACAPNQRPTNTVVVGWQKVENKTAISPNNMDWSRMIMFNSSPLASASTGSAETAGKAGSLARFAVLGQTLYTVDNQSLRLFDLTDPTTPKAGPKVELRFGVETIFPQDHYLFLGTQLGMYIFDVAQPQTPVQVAFFQHIASCDPVVVDGRFAYVTLRSGNTCRRGSNELQVIDLTTLSQPRLARSYPMTGPQGLGVEGNRLFICDSDGLKTFDTSKAPELTPLQQFPVKVHDVIPDRTTLLAIGAEGLYQYSYDGPVLKQLSLLPISAN; encoded by the coding sequence ATGATTCGAATCGCTACTTACCTTCTGAGCTGCTTTCTGCTCCTGGGGCTGACGGCCTGCTCTACCACGGACTCCGACGAGCCGCAGCCGGGAATTATAGATCCGGGATTTGCCAGCTACTACGCCTACAGCTACTGCCCCATCCTCATTAAGCACGATGTGCTGGAGCAATCGGTGGCGTCGTTGGCACCCCGGCCGATGCGTAACACGGGCAAAATCTATCTGCAAGGGCGCTACATCTTCGTCAACGAACGCTTCGAGGGCATCCACGTCATTGATAATCAAGACCCTGCGCACCCCCAGATCGTGAGCTTTTTGCGGATTCCCGGCAACATCGACATGGCGATGCAGGACAATCTGCTCTACGCTGACAACGGGCCCGACTTGGTCACCATCGACATGACCAACCCGCGGGCGGTGCACGTCACCAGCCGCGTGCGTGATGCTTTCCGCGAGCTGCCCATGCCCGAAAGTCTGCCGCTGCTCCCCGCCTGCGCGCCCAACCAGCGGCCCACCAACACGGTTGTTGTCGGCTGGCAGAAAGTCGAAAACAAGACCGCCATATCGCCCAACAATATGGATTGGAGCCGCATGATTATGTTCAACTCCTCGCCGCTGGCTTCGGCTTCCACTGGCTCGGCGGAAACGGCCGGCAAAGCAGGCTCGCTGGCGCGGTTTGCTGTGCTCGGTCAGACGCTTTATACCGTTGACAATCAGAGCCTGCGCCTGTTTGACTTGACTGACCCTACTACACCCAAGGCCGGCCCCAAAGTAGAGCTGCGCTTCGGCGTAGAAACCATTTTCCCCCAAGATCATTACCTGTTTTTGGGCACGCAGCTGGGCATGTACATCTTCGACGTAGCCCAGCCGCAAACCCCTGTGCAAGTAGCTTTCTTTCAACACATTGCCAGCTGCGATCCGGTGGTGGTCGATGGTCGGTTTGCCTACGTGACGCTGCGCAGCGGCAATACGTGCCGGCGTGGCAGCAACGAGTTGCAAGTCATCGACCTCACCACCCTGAGCCAGCCCCGGTTGGCGCGCAGCTACCCGATGACCGGGCCGCAAGGCCTCGGCGTGGAAGGCAACCGCCTGTTTATCTGCGACTCCGACGGCCTTAAAACCTTCGATACTAGCAAGGCGCCCGAGCTTACGCCCTTGCAGCAGTTCCCAGTGAAGGTCCACGACGTGATCCCCGACCGCACTACTTTGCTGGCTATTGGAGCCGAAGGCCTGTACCAATACAGCTACGACGGCCCTGTGCTCAAGCAACTGAGTCTGCTGCCAATTTCGGCTAACTAA
- a CDS encoding cytochrome b/b6 domain-containing protein produces MRARYPSTLDTMRHKGWVRASHWIVTVSFFALAFSGAEILMVHPRLYWGDTGNDLTPALFEVPISRNYQHGGWEKTARFFNTPSSPVSASRTYDIFNKNGWGRSLHFLAAWFLVVTGAGYLLAGLFTGHFKDRLWPRSREFRLHLFWQDLLDHFRPLNQAATQSPHYGLLQKCTYFGVVAFLLPLAALTGLTMSPAITAAHPFLLKLFAGAQSARTLHFFASVALLLFLLVHVVMVIRSGFKRQMRGMTLGK; encoded by the coding sequence ATGCGTGCGCGCTACCCGTCAACCCTGGACACCATGCGGCATAAGGGCTGGGTGAGAGCTTCGCATTGGATCGTAACGGTAAGTTTCTTCGCCCTCGCTTTTAGCGGAGCTGAAATTCTGATGGTACACCCCCGGCTGTATTGGGGAGACACCGGAAACGATCTGACCCCCGCCCTTTTTGAAGTGCCTATCAGTCGCAACTACCAGCACGGGGGCTGGGAGAAAACCGCCCGCTTTTTCAATACCCCAAGTTCGCCGGTGAGCGCCAGCCGGACCTATGACATTTTCAATAAGAATGGCTGGGGACGTAGCCTACACTTCCTGGCGGCTTGGTTTCTCGTCGTAACGGGCGCGGGCTATCTGCTGGCGGGGCTATTCACGGGTCATTTCAAAGACAGGCTGTGGCCTCGGTCCCGAGAGTTCAGGCTACACTTGTTTTGGCAGGATCTTCTTGACCATTTTCGGCCGCTGAACCAGGCTGCAACCCAGAGCCCGCACTACGGCCTGCTGCAGAAATGCACCTACTTCGGGGTGGTAGCTTTCCTGTTGCCCCTGGCCGCTCTGACGGGCCTGACCATGTCGCCGGCGATTACGGCCGCCCACCCGTTTTTGTTAAAGCTGTTTGCCGGAGCTCAATCTGCCCGCACCCTCCACTTCTTTGCTTCCGTTGCGCTCCTTTTGTTTCTGCTCGTGCACGTGGTAATGGTCATTCGGTCGGGCTTCAAACGCCAAATGCGAGGGATGACTCTAGGGAAATAA
- a CDS encoding molybdopterin-dependent oxidoreductase, translating to MKKTHLITRRKAIITGLTSLGGLLLTGCVKKGPPTYGNILRMGDALTYAAQRTLLPGQALAKEYERSAISSFPATGTTNPGSLIHRGDNPNIPYSEAYAHLHSGAFTGWGLSIEGRVARPKAYSLAELKRFPSRTQITRHTCEEGWTAIAEWTGVPLSLVLQNAGIMPSARFVNCYAYDGYMESIDLLDAFHPQTILAYGMNGQDLPTQHGAPMRLRVENQIGYKSVKFLQRIVVTDEFVDTGDSGWAWYVGI from the coding sequence ATGAAAAAGACCCACCTCATCACCCGGCGCAAGGCCATCATTACCGGCCTGACCTCCCTGGGCGGGCTGCTGCTGACCGGCTGCGTAAAAAAAGGGCCGCCCACCTACGGCAACATTCTGCGCATGGGCGATGCGCTGACCTACGCGGCCCAGCGTACACTGCTTCCCGGGCAGGCGCTGGCCAAGGAATACGAACGCAGCGCTATCTCTTCCTTTCCCGCGACCGGAACGACCAACCCGGGTAGTCTTATCCATCGGGGAGATAATCCTAACATACCGTACAGCGAGGCGTACGCCCACTTGCATTCGGGCGCCTTCACCGGCTGGGGCTTGTCAATTGAAGGGCGCGTGGCCCGCCCGAAAGCGTATTCTCTCGCCGAGCTCAAACGCTTCCCTTCCCGTACGCAAATCACGCGGCATACCTGCGAGGAAGGCTGGACAGCCATCGCGGAGTGGACTGGGGTGCCCTTGAGCCTTGTCCTGCAAAACGCCGGAATCATGCCGAGTGCCCGCTTTGTAAATTGCTACGCCTACGACGGCTACATGGAAAGCATTGACCTGCTGGATGCCTTTCACCCTCAGACTATTCTGGCCTATGGCATGAACGGGCAGGACCTTCCTACCCAGCACGGGGCGCCGATGCGCCTGCGGGTAGAGAACCAGATAGGGTACAAGAGTGTGAAATTTTTGCAGCGCATTGTAGTGACCGACGAATTCGTGGACACCGGAGATAGTGGCTGGGCGTGGTACGTGGGCATCTGA
- a CDS encoding PhzF family phenazine biosynthesis protein — protein MLLPLYQVDAFTDRVFSGNPAAVCPLTEWLSAETMQAIAAENNLAETAFFVPKSQGEYDLRWFTPAAEIDLCGHATLASAHVLFRHLNFKGEEITFHTKSGPLRVRHAADGRFTMDFPSRPPRHLDVPPTGLRDALRATPLEVLASRDLVALFSTEAEVHALAPDIAKIAQLEYIGVIATAPGSNGIDFVSRFFAPRVGVPEDPVTGSAHASLIPYWAKKLGKNTLRARQISSRGGDLWCELQDDRVLIGGYAVTYLKGEIELMAE, from the coding sequence ATGCTTCTTCCTCTCTATCAAGTAGATGCCTTCACCGACCGCGTTTTTTCCGGCAATCCGGCGGCGGTGTGCCCGCTCACCGAATGGCTGTCGGCCGAAACTATGCAGGCCATAGCCGCTGAAAACAATCTGGCCGAGACGGCGTTTTTCGTGCCCAAATCGCAGGGGGAGTATGACCTGCGCTGGTTTACGCCGGCTGCCGAAATCGACTTGTGCGGGCACGCTACGCTGGCGTCGGCGCACGTGCTGTTTCGGCACCTGAATTTCAAGGGCGAAGAAATTACGTTCCATACCAAAAGCGGTCCGCTGCGCGTGCGGCACGCCGCCGATGGCCGCTTCACCATGGATTTTCCCAGCCGTCCGCCCCGCCACCTCGACGTGCCGCCCACCGGCTTGCGGGATGCGTTGCGCGCCACGCCGCTCGAAGTGCTGGCCTCGCGCGACCTGGTTGCGCTCTTCAGCACCGAAGCAGAAGTGCACGCCCTGGCCCCGGACATCGCCAAAATTGCTCAGTTGGAGTACATCGGCGTCATCGCGACTGCCCCCGGCTCCAACGGCATCGATTTCGTCTCGCGCTTTTTCGCGCCGCGCGTCGGGGTGCCCGAAGATCCGGTGACCGGCTCGGCCCATGCTTCACTTATTCCGTACTGGGCTAAGAAGCTGGGCAAGAATACGTTGCGAGCCCGCCAGATTTCGTCCCGCGGCGGCGATCTGTGGTGCGAGCTGCAAGACGACCGCGTGCTGATAGGGGGCTATGCCGTTACGTATCTGAAAGGAGAAATCGAGCTGATGGCGGAGTAA
- the hutI gene encoding imidazolonepropionase, translating into MPYDLLIRNCGQILTLVGGPTDKPLTKSQLSDWQILANGFVACEKGRIAAVGPMLELDDSQISATTEILDAQGRVVMPGLVECHTHLVFAGNRAEEFQRKLQGESYLDILASGGGILSTVRATRAASAAELLQNALHHLDGFRRYGVTTVEAKSGYGLDKETELRLVRVALEASKRQPVRVVPTFLGAHVVPPEYKGRPAEYLHMLATEVLPELRGQAEFVDIFCEEGAFSVDDARTYLQQAHALGFGLKIHAEQLHDLGGCAMAAELGAISVDHVDYLSLPDAARIAQNGRTVAVLLPLVPLFLRQERYALGRQLIDAGVPVAVSTDFNPGSCPSKNLWLALSMACLKMGLTPLEAIAAVTLNAAWALNRAHEVGRLAEGYMADILILTLDDYRQIPYWLGENPVQEVIIGGIRQNLQ; encoded by the coding sequence GTGCCCTACGACTTACTGATTCGCAACTGCGGCCAGATCCTCACGCTCGTGGGTGGCCCAACAGATAAACCTTTAACGAAATCACAACTATCTGATTGGCAAATACTTGCAAATGGCTTCGTGGCGTGCGAAAAAGGCCGAATCGCCGCGGTAGGGCCGATGCTCGAACTTGACGACAGCCAGATCAGCGCCACAACGGAAATCCTGGATGCGCAGGGGCGCGTGGTGATGCCGGGGTTGGTCGAATGCCATACCCACCTGGTGTTTGCCGGCAACCGCGCCGAGGAGTTTCAGCGCAAGTTGCAGGGCGAATCGTACCTTGATATTCTGGCTTCGGGCGGTGGCATTCTGAGCACCGTGCGGGCCACACGAGCAGCTTCCGCCGCCGAATTGCTGCAAAATGCCCTGCACCACCTCGATGGCTTCCGGCGCTACGGCGTCACGACGGTGGAAGCTAAAAGCGGCTACGGCCTCGACAAAGAAACGGAGCTGCGCTTGGTGCGCGTGGCCCTGGAAGCCAGCAAGCGCCAACCCGTGCGCGTAGTACCGACGTTTTTGGGCGCGCACGTGGTGCCTCCCGAATACAAAGGCCGCCCAGCCGAGTACCTGCACATGCTGGCTACCGAAGTGCTGCCGGAGCTCCGCGGCCAGGCCGAGTTTGTCGACATTTTCTGTGAGGAAGGCGCTTTCAGCGTTGATGATGCGCGCACGTATTTGCAGCAGGCCCATGCTTTGGGTTTCGGGCTGAAAATTCATGCTGAGCAGCTGCACGATCTGGGTGGCTGCGCGATGGCGGCCGAATTGGGGGCCATCAGCGTCGATCATGTTGATTACCTGAGCCTACCAGACGCGGCGCGCATTGCCCAAAATGGCCGCACAGTGGCCGTATTGCTGCCCTTGGTGCCGTTGTTTCTGCGACAGGAGCGTTACGCACTCGGCCGGCAGCTCATCGATGCCGGTGTGCCCGTGGCCGTCAGCACCGATTTCAATCCGGGTTCGTGCCCCAGCAAAAACCTGTGGTTGGCCCTGAGCATGGCCTGCCTGAAAATGGGCCTGACGCCACTCGAAGCCATCGCAGCCGTGACCCTAAATGCCGCTTGGGCCTTAAATCGGGCCCACGAGGTCGGACGTTTAGCTGAAGGATATATGGCTGACATACTGATTCTTACCTTAGATGATTATCGCCAGATTCCGTATTGGCTGGGCGAAAACCCAGTGCAGGAGGTAATTATTGGCGGCATACGCCAAAACCTGCAATGA
- a CDS encoding NACHT domain-containing protein codes for MQPNNYTLADATAADAALSALQVAVCQQYGSDVRYPKDCQALAESVRERTGQVVSLSTLKRVMGLVPATSGFSRFTLDVLATYAGFASWEACVELQRPALAPAGFGAMAKHASSATNNTLAVLREQCGLAYEQTIPRHFALEHWQQFRASTCVATAFVAEGGYGKSVLLAHLVEQARELAPNDILWLVPAWQLASVPPGQSLASCLWEKGAGGATFPEPGTKGMPNVYILLDGLDEATGQAVQQEVLFRLLSDAVAAHPQHPWLRLVMTTRPVYWEQFVQWMGRRYPRLHQQWFGISFDLFGGRISNVPLLEPREVRDILSRLPQAISYDAMSSDMQALIQHPYYLQLLAQASPGPVAARGSKLALLRAFLQQRIHSTRFGFEKTALLNTLIKAILENQTNWQLRRADFDELILRYYAAYEELLTDGILREERSIGPWQDVDTYIRFGHDTLLEYMVARHWLETRKGFTLELARAVVAATTALGHRLEVVKYLVLFALQQKQFAELSKIFDLALSESELVELGHFLGMELRTNREAAEALNPLLAAQPSGQLYFVETFVDQANLNRAYRRTITAYLQHKQTPEAQLFGNCMLFLGDFLKEDYAACTEHITAIRRVPHSNAFHSFPQGRRVFSELVHQYFVEGQPEIAFSMESLQNQAREIPRSRSSVDLFPSAYQFFPAGFHYFVAEAFFLMQRYAELLEWHDFTLALYPELEDYQDNVYTQILQAFRAVALLHTGRHPEAEAAYRSLALREQLDQYSWFKDYYIVYYLLTEVHFGRVGLSHMPLAAALANIEQHAINRQMPFYTTFARRLVAPLNHEK; via the coding sequence TTGCAACCCAATAACTACACTTTAGCCGACGCCACGGCGGCTGATGCAGCCTTGAGTGCGTTGCAAGTCGCTGTCTGCCAGCAATATGGCAGCGATGTGCGCTACCCGAAAGATTGCCAGGCCCTCGCCGAAAGCGTGCGGGAGCGCACCGGCCAGGTTGTCAGCCTGAGCACCCTGAAGCGGGTGATGGGACTAGTGCCCGCGACCAGCGGGTTTTCGCGCTTTACACTCGATGTGCTGGCCACTTACGCAGGCTTTGCCTCGTGGGAAGCTTGCGTCGAACTGCAGCGACCAGCATTGGCACCGGCCGGTTTTGGCGCGATGGCCAAGCACGCCTCTTCGGCTACCAACAACACGCTGGCGGTGCTTCGCGAGCAGTGCGGACTGGCTTACGAACAAACCATTCCCCGGCACTTTGCACTCGAACATTGGCAGCAGTTTCGGGCTTCTACCTGCGTCGCGACGGCTTTCGTGGCCGAAGGTGGCTATGGCAAGTCGGTGTTGCTGGCTCATTTGGTCGAGCAGGCCCGCGAGTTGGCGCCCAACGATATCCTGTGGCTGGTGCCCGCCTGGCAGCTCGCGTCCGTCCCGCCCGGACAGTCTTTGGCGAGCTGTCTGTGGGAGAAGGGAGCCGGGGGCGCAACTTTTCCGGAGCCCGGCACCAAGGGCATGCCCAATGTATACATCCTGCTCGACGGCCTAGACGAAGCTACCGGGCAAGCCGTGCAGCAAGAAGTCCTGTTTCGGTTGCTTTCCGATGCGGTTGCGGCCCATCCGCAGCATCCGTGGCTGCGCTTGGTCATGACGACGCGCCCCGTGTATTGGGAGCAGTTTGTGCAGTGGATGGGCCGCCGCTACCCGCGCCTGCACCAGCAATGGTTTGGCATTTCCTTCGATTTGTTTGGCGGCCGCATCAGCAACGTGCCCTTGCTGGAACCCCGCGAGGTGCGCGACATCCTGAGCCGGTTGCCGCAGGCCATCAGCTACGATGCCATGTCGTCGGACATGCAGGCCCTGATTCAGCATCCGTATTATTTGCAGCTGCTGGCCCAGGCATCGCCCGGCCCGGTGGCGGCGCGAGGCAGCAAATTGGCTCTGCTCCGAGCGTTTTTGCAACAGCGCATTCACAGCACGAGGTTCGGCTTCGAAAAAACGGCTTTACTCAATACCCTGATCAAAGCCATTCTGGAAAACCAAACCAACTGGCAGCTTCGGCGCGCCGATTTTGATGAGCTAATCCTCAGATATTATGCGGCTTACGAAGAACTGCTTACCGATGGCATCCTGCGCGAGGAGCGCAGTATCGGCCCTTGGCAAGATGTGGATACCTACATTCGCTTCGGACACGATACGCTGCTCGAATACATGGTGGCCCGCCATTGGCTCGAAACCCGCAAAGGATTTACCCTCGAGCTAGCCCGGGCCGTAGTGGCAGCTACCACGGCGCTCGGTCATCGGTTGGAAGTTGTTAAGTACTTGGTTTTGTTTGCGTTGCAGCAGAAGCAATTCGCGGAGCTGAGCAAAATATTCGACTTGGCCCTCAGTGAGAGCGAACTGGTGGAGCTGGGGCATTTCCTTGGGATGGAACTGCGGACGAATCGGGAGGCGGCCGAAGCCCTAAATCCATTGCTGGCCGCGCAGCCCAGCGGGCAGTTGTATTTTGTGGAAACCTTCGTAGATCAGGCCAACCTCAACCGGGCCTACCGCCGGACCATTACGGCGTATCTGCAACACAAGCAAACTCCTGAAGCTCAATTGTTTGGCAATTGCATGCTGTTTCTGGGTGATTTCTTGAAGGAAGATTATGCCGCCTGTACCGAGCACATTACCGCCATTCGGCGCGTACCGCACAGCAACGCGTTTCATTCATTTCCGCAGGGGCGACGGGTTTTCTCCGAGTTGGTGCATCAGTATTTCGTAGAAGGCCAGCCGGAAATCGCCTTTTCGATGGAAAGCTTGCAGAACCAAGCCCGCGAAATCCCTCGTTCGCGCAGCTCCGTCGACCTGTTTCCGTCTGCGTACCAGTTTTTTCCGGCGGGCTTCCATTATTTTGTGGCCGAAGCCTTTTTCCTGATGCAGCGCTACGCGGAGCTGCTGGAATGGCACGACTTCACGCTGGCGCTCTACCCGGAACTCGAGGACTATCAGGACAATGTATACACCCAGATCCTGCAAGCCTTTCGGGCGGTCGCGCTCTTGCATACCGGCCGGCATCCGGAGGCGGAGGCCGCGTACAGAAGCCTTGCATTGCGCGAGCAACTCGACCAATACAGCTGGTTTAAAGACTATTACATCGTTTATTATCTTCTGACGGAAGTGCATTTTGGCCGAGTAGGCCTCTCGCATATGCCGCTCGCCGCGGCCCTAGCCAACATCGAGCAACACGCCATCAACCGACAAATGCCTTTTTACACGACGTTTGCGCGCCGGCTCGTTGCCCCTCTAAACCACGAGAAATAG
- a CDS encoding spore photoproduct lyase family protein → MLDTNPFVSLSDSFLSDSNTNVRPTPLTHSARLWLPKRVVFTPDTLQQPFGQQMFERVKAHGLEVEKLKSNRITGLRGADERETYRNAKNTLAVVCAPPSALRLQPTPPSADWQMNLAEGCPAHCQYCYLAGSLAGPPVVRAYANLPELLQNTARYEQPGRVTSFEVSCYTDVLGIEHLTGGLEECIRYYGTREGAQLRFVSKYDRVDSLLGLPHHGRTRARVSLNAEPVARRLEGGTASVEARLQALRRLALPREQGGGGYPVGVVLAPIMQIPNWREHYLDLLDRIAGALDFPCDLTVEFITHRFTPGSKDVLLQWYPNTSLDFDEATRAVKRNKFGGTKYVYQPDDMRTMKQFFYQEWQKRFPSAPVQYWT, encoded by the coding sequence ATGCTCGATACCAACCCCTTTGTTTCGCTTTCTGATTCCTTTCTTTCCGATTCCAACACCAACGTTCGACCTACACCCCTGACGCACTCGGCGCGGCTTTGGCTGCCGAAGCGCGTGGTATTTACGCCCGATACCTTGCAGCAACCCTTTGGCCAGCAGATGTTTGAGCGGGTCAAGGCACACGGGCTGGAAGTAGAAAAGCTCAAAAGCAACCGCATTACCGGCTTGCGCGGTGCCGACGAGCGCGAAACGTACCGCAACGCCAAAAACACGCTGGCCGTGGTCTGTGCCCCGCCGAGTGCCTTGCGCTTGCAGCCCACACCGCCCTCCGCCGACTGGCAGATGAACTTGGCTGAAGGCTGCCCGGCGCACTGCCAATACTGCTACCTAGCCGGAAGTCTGGCGGGGCCGCCAGTGGTGCGCGCCTACGCCAACTTGCCGGAGCTACTCCAGAATACGGCTCGCTATGAGCAGCCCGGTCGTGTAACTTCCTTTGAAGTAAGCTGCTATACCGATGTGCTTGGCATTGAGCATCTTACGGGTGGGCTTGAGGAGTGCATCCGGTATTACGGCACGCGTGAAGGTGCGCAGTTGCGTTTTGTGAGCAAGTACGACCGGGTAGATTCGCTGCTTGGTTTGCCGCACCACGGCCGCACCCGCGCCCGCGTCAGCTTGAATGCCGAGCCAGTAGCCCGCCGGCTGGAGGGTGGCACAGCATCGGTGGAAGCCCGTTTGCAGGCATTGCGCCGCTTGGCATTGCCGCGCGAGCAGGGCGGAGGCGGCTACCCGGTAGGCGTGGTGCTGGCGCCCATCATGCAGATTCCCAATTGGCGCGAACATTACCTAGACCTGCTCGACCGGATTGCTGGGGCCCTCGATTTTCCGTGCGACCTAACGGTGGAGTTCATCACGCATCGATTTACGCCCGGCTCGAAAGACGTATTGTTGCAGTGGTACCCCAACACGTCCCTCGATTTCGACGAGGCCACCCGCGCGGTGAAGCGCAATAAGTTCGGCGGCACCAAATACGTGTACCAGCCCGACGACATGCGCACGATGAAGCAATTCTTCTATCAGGAATGGCAAAAGCGCTTTCCGAGCGCGCCGGTGCAGTACTGGACGTAA
- a CDS encoding YybH family protein, with protein sequence MRLFCCAAAVLLASSLSTLAQKPVGAIVAAERKFAKSAAELGTKAAFLSNMADSAVVFPKGKPTLARPYWLATPDHQPTITWGPEFADAASSGDMGYTTGPWYIEAGGKRVAHGHYHTVWVRQPDQQLKFVADIGVQHAAPEPDSIPTTVAYATAPGHASKDQSADIMTLERQFTAAIRAKGMAKAYAAVMSSEARLNRPDQFPLTTPQLQRQNLAAQAPLKFQPMRSQVSQAGDLAYTYGTYQADQQATNSGAYLHIWKHETAKHWRLVLEVLNPSAGK encoded by the coding sequence ATGCGCCTTTTCTGTTGTGCAGCCGCCGTGCTGCTTGCCTCTTCGCTGTCTACACTGGCGCAAAAACCGGTCGGAGCAATAGTAGCAGCCGAGCGAAAATTTGCCAAATCGGCGGCCGAACTGGGTACAAAAGCGGCTTTCCTGAGCAATATGGCCGATTCGGCGGTGGTGTTTCCGAAAGGCAAACCTACGCTGGCTCGCCCCTACTGGCTAGCTACCCCCGACCACCAGCCCACGATCACTTGGGGACCCGAATTTGCCGACGCGGCCAGCTCCGGCGACATGGGCTATACCACTGGGCCGTGGTACATCGAGGCCGGCGGCAAGCGCGTGGCGCACGGTCACTACCATACGGTGTGGGTGCGGCAACCCGACCAGCAGCTAAAATTTGTGGCGGACATCGGCGTACAACACGCTGCTCCTGAACCCGATAGCATCCCGACCACCGTTGCCTATGCCACCGCGCCCGGCCACGCCTCAAAGGATCAAAGCGCTGATATTATGACTCTGGAGCGGCAATTTACGGCGGCCATTCGGGCCAAGGGCATGGCCAAAGCCTACGCGGCGGTTATGAGCTCCGAAGCGCGCCTCAACCGCCCCGACCAATTTCCGCTGACCACGCCCCAACTGCAACGCCAAAACCTGGCGGCACAAGCGCCGCTGAAGTTTCAGCCCATGCGCAGCCAGGTTTCGCAAGCCGGCGACCTGGCTTACACGTACGGCACCTATCAGGCTGACCAACAGGCGACTAACTCAGGTGCTTATTTACACATCTGGAAGCACGAAACGGCCAAGCACTGGCGACTGGTGCTGGAAGTGCTCAATCCGTCGGCCGGGAAATAG
- the pncA gene encoding bifunctional nicotinamidase/pyrazinamidase gives MKALLVIDVQNDFVPGGALAVPAGDEVISLLNELQPHFDLVVATQDWHPHHHKSFASSHAGHQPFDVVKLHGADQVLWPDHCEQGTAGADLHKDLVTNKIEAIFRKGTDPEIDSYSGFFDNGHQKSTGLADYLRGKGINQVYVAGLAGDYCVYFTAKDALQEGFDTFLIEDASRPIDPEGFEKAKEDLQRLGGKIVQSIDLLHPSAA, from the coding sequence ATGAAAGCTCTCTTAGTGATTGATGTTCAAAACGATTTTGTGCCCGGCGGCGCCCTTGCCGTACCCGCAGGCGACGAAGTAATTTCGCTGCTGAACGAGTTGCAGCCGCATTTTGATCTGGTAGTGGCCACGCAGGACTGGCATCCGCATCACCACAAGAGCTTCGCCTCCAGCCACGCGGGCCACCAGCCTTTTGACGTCGTAAAGCTGCACGGGGCAGACCAAGTGCTGTGGCCCGATCACTGCGAGCAGGGCACCGCAGGCGCGGATTTACACAAAGACCTTGTAACCAATAAGATAGAAGCCATCTTCAGGAAAGGCACCGATCCGGAAATCGACAGCTACAGTGGTTTTTTCGACAATGGCCATCAGAAATCAACGGGCTTGGCTGACTACCTTCGCGGCAAAGGCATAAACCAGGTGTACGTGGCGGGTCTGGCCGGCGATTATTGCGTGTATTTCACGGCGAAAGACGCGCTCCAGGAAGGCTTTGACACGTTTCTGATCGAAGATGCTTCCCGGCCTATCGACCCGGAAGGCTTTGAGAAAGCCAAGGAAGACTTGCAACGGCTGGGTGGTAAAATCGTACAAAGCATCGACTTATTGCACCCTTCAGCCGCTTAG
- a CDS encoding 2'-5' RNA ligase family protein: MQTPTLDAPLILTLELDEKSTAFFNELRRQHFPRERNYLDAHLTLFHHLPGHRFSEISEALALRCRTQPIIALAVTGVQFLGRGVAYALESHELQQLHRELQTQWLPDLTSQDQQKRRPHVTIQNKVTPEVARLLYQQLTAEFAPFEVLGTALQLWAYRGGPWDALRRLPLQEHKPQHK; the protein is encoded by the coding sequence ATGCAAACGCCTACTCTGGACGCGCCCCTGATTCTGACCTTGGAATTGGATGAAAAGTCCACCGCATTCTTCAATGAGCTGCGCCGGCAGCATTTTCCGCGTGAGCGCAACTACCTCGACGCCCACCTGACGCTTTTTCACCACTTGCCCGGCCACCGCTTCTCCGAGATTAGCGAGGCGCTTGCGTTACGTTGCCGCACCCAACCTATTATAGCACTGGCAGTTACGGGAGTACAATTTCTGGGCCGTGGGGTGGCTTATGCCCTCGAAAGCCACGAGCTGCAACAGTTGCACCGGGAGCTACAAACGCAGTGGCTGCCCGATCTTACGTCCCAAGACCAGCAAAAGCGCCGCCCCCATGTGACCATCCAAAATAAAGTAACCCCGGAAGTTGCCCGATTACTATACCAGCAGCTTACGGCCGAATTTGCGCCTTTTGAAGTGCTGGGCACTGCCTTACAACTATGGGCCTACCGCGGCGGCCCTTGGGATGCGCTCCGCAGGTTGCCCCTGCAAGAACACAAACCTCAGCACAAGTAA